GATTGAAAATGTCAAATGCAATGTTGAATCGTATTTGTAACAATGGCAACTGTAGGAGGTCGATTCTAACACTTCTACACTATAATAATCCATAAAATCAGAATAATCGAAAAAAAGTGAAGATTTTAGAACCCTAACATGTTAGACCTTCAATCTCCAAGAATCTTCACAAATACACATCAACAACGATCAACAATGATCAACAACGAGATtgtcaacaacaacactatcgTCAACAGCAACACTGTGTATTTCGTTTGATTTTTTAGGGAAAAGttgagaaatgaaatgaaaaggaGTTCAcgaattttcttcaaaaaaaaagggtcgggtcgggttaccTAGAGAGTGAGCAACAGGCGCATTACATAGACGACGGAATGAGTAAAAATGGTCAATTTACAACGATATATAGTTGTTTAGTGGTGTGATAGGACACTTTAAAAGTTTAggtgtctttatgcaaatatgAGACAACTTCGATGgtgtctttatgtcttttctcgtATTTTTATTACCATATACAAAGTCCGGAACCTAAAGAgtgaaaaatgttaacaaaaatttcaaaacggtatataaaatttctttttaaccaaaacggtaaaatcgctcatgaagtagcgattttgtccgcttgaaaaagtaaaatcgctgcaatagcagtggtttgttaaatttgatttttttttaaaaaaaaattaaacaaaatcgcTCCCAAAGGAGCGATTTCcaaactaaaattttctttttttaatatgtcgctgctgaggcagcgacttaagtttaatttttttattattattattttttgctttttttttttaagtttaaatattttttttaaaaaaaatcaaatcacaacggtttttaattaaatttttttctttttttttaaatcaaatcgctaaaaaagaattttatttaaaatcgcTACTTGGCagcgatttgattttaaaaaataaacaaaaaaatttaattaaaaactgctgcgatttgatttttttttaaaaaaaattatttaaacttaaaaaaaaaaagaaacaaataataattaaaaaaaatttttgaactcaagtcgctgcctcagcagcgacataacaaaaatataataaaaaatatatattttttgaaaatcgctccTTCGGAAGTgataattgttttaattttttttttagaaaaaaaataaatttaacaaatcgctgttatagcagcgattttacttttttcgacggacaaaatcgctacttaatgagcgattttgccgttttagttaaaaaaataattcatataccgttttagaatttttattaacatttttcaccctttaggctccgaactCACCATATACATACCTTTGAGTCTCATGAATGCTTTAGAAAGACAACTCTTAAGTCTTATTAAGAGAACATTTTACTCTTTAAAATGACACTTTCGATGTTAATTATGAAATAATCGAACCCCAAgcaattattatatatacaaaaagtatTATTAGGATTTAGGAGTAACAACAATAATTTATGGTAAGGTCGGAGAGAGTAGAATGGACACAAATCTTATTACTATCTTGTGAAGGTAAAGAAGTTGTTTTCGAAAGACCCTTGACTCAAATACAACTATTCTAAAtattaagataaaaaatatagCATGTCACGAGAAGACAGTGCAAAGTCTATCAGAAGggagcaacaacaacaaaataatacaataatcgAAATACAATAAACAACATATTAGAATAGATTATCGAAACAgtaaaataaattgatgtatattaaaaaaagcaaaaactacAGTAATGCAACTAGCACGTTGTTAAGCAGCAATCACCCTAAGCAAGACAACAATACTACGCTATCTACTAATCTCCTACCTTAATACATGTCCTGCGCACCTTCCTATTTAACGTCATATCCTCAGTAATGTAAAGTTGCGTCATATCTTATCTTATTACCgctttctaatatttttttcggTGGATCTCTATCTCTCTGTGTACCCTTTACAACCAACCTCTCACACCACCTCATCGGTGCATCGTCGCATCTTTTTTCACATGTTCAAATCATCTCAGTCTCACTTCTCTAATCTTATTCACTATAAATATCACTCTTACCTTATCCCGAATATCCATCCCTAACTAGTATGATTACAAATTCAACTTAGCATTCTCATCTCCGCAAATCGATTGAATATCATTTCTAATTATTATGagtaaaaatttttaaaattcaatagaTCTAGATCCCTCTCAAATCCAACCCAATTGAGAACCCGACCCGAAATTTCAAAACCAAAAAGCCTTCAACACTTACAACATCCAGATCAATTCAGCTCCCCGACCAAAACTCCTCTCCGCCATGGATACCACCGGATTACCCGACCCGAATCCACCACAACCCGACGCCACCACCGCTGCCACCGCGGCCACTGCCACCGCGGCCACCACCACTGCCATTGACGATCCACTAAACAACCCATACACCTCCCTAAACGCCATCTGCCATGACCTCTCCGATCTCCAAGACCTAGCCACCCGCGGCGCGTGGAAGTCAATCCTCGACAAGGTCGGCCATGCGCGGTCCCTCAACCTCCTCACTAAACCTCACGAACACCTCACGTACCTCACTTTCAACGTCTTAGCACTCACCAAGCTCCGCCGTCCCGTCGATGCTAATCAAGAGCTGGAAACCCTCCTCGACGGCGAAGATTTCAACACCCCACAATTCCATTACCAGAATTACCCTAATCATTACCCCAATATGAAGGGCAATTTCGTCCCTTTTGCTCTCCGTTGGCTCCATGCTTATCTTCCTTACTCTCTCGCTCAGCGGATGAAATCGCTCGACAGGTTATATACACTTATTGATTTTATTAGATcgaaaaaattgaaagttttAACTAACCCTAGTAAAGATTTGTGGAAAAGAAGGGAGATTTTAGTGTTGAATACGATAATTAGTCATCATTTGAGTCAAAAAGATTTCAAATTGTGTTTGGGTTTGTTGAATGAGCTGATTGGAATATGTggtgatgatgatccaaacgtGTTGTCGAAATTAGGATATGTGAAAATGCAGTATGGAGATGTGGAGGGTGCGAAAAAGGCGTTTAGCGCGGTGGAGGGGATGATAGGGAGTGAAAGTGAAGTGGGGTTGAGGAATTTGGTGAGTAGGAGTAAGGCATTGATGTATATAGTGGAGAAGGATTATGTCTCTGCGGTAAGGGAGTACGAAGAGTGTATCGAGAGGGATGGAATGGATATGGTGGCTATGAATAACAAGGCTTTGTGTTTGATGTATTCGAGGGATTTATCGGATGCTATTAAGGTGTTGGAGAATGCATTGGAGAGGGTTCCGACTGTCGCGTTGAATGAGACTCTTGTGGTGAATTTGTGTAGTATGTATGAATTGGCTTATGTTAATCATGCTGATATTAAGAGGACACTTAACAATTGGATTGCTAGAGTTGCTCCTGATGATTTTGACTCGTCTTGTACTCGAACATGAGGTAATGTTTTCTTTGTTCATGTAATTGAGAATGAGAATTCTGATAAACGTTTCCGTAATCTTATTTTACTCTTTCTAATTGTGTGATTGTTTGTATCTTGCTACGcatttttgttctttcattATATAGAAAGAAGAACCTCTTATATCTCATGCTTCTATCCCGtccaaaaatattgaaataatgatCTTCCGTTTTGTTGTGTATTCATTTTGCGAGTATGATATCAGATTTTTATGTTGAGCAAGCTTGTTTATATTCATGATGTTCAAGTATTAGCCTGATCATCCCAGTTTATCTAGACGTTGTTAAGATTCATCTCTGAAATTCACAACGCTTAGAAGCATTACAAATGAGATATCAAGCCCTTGATAGTCCTTTGAACCTGAGTGTCATGCCTCTGTAGTTGCTCAATCTGAATGTCAGGTTGTTTTGCGGAGATGTTGTTTTTGCAAGATTCTCGGCTCTAAGGAGAAAAGAGTCT
The window above is part of the Solanum pennellii chromosome 5, SPENNV200 genome. Proteins encoded here:
- the LOC107018496 gene encoding trafficking protein particle complex subunit 12 — protein: MDTTGLPDPNPPQPDATTAATAATATAATTTAIDDPLNNPYTSLNAICHDLSDLQDLATRGAWKSILDKVGHARSLNLLTKPHEHLTYLTFNVLALTKLRRPVDANQELETLLDGEDFNTPQFHYQNYPNHYPNMKGNFVPFALRWLHAYLPYSLAQRMKSLDRLYTLIDFIRSKKLKVLTNPSKDLWKRREILVLNTIISHHLSQKDFKLCLGLLNELIGICGDDDPNVLSKLGYVKMQYGDVEGAKKAFSAVEGMIGSESEVGLRNLVSRSKALMYIVEKDYVSAVREYEECIERDGMDMVAMNNKALCLMYSRDLSDAIKVLENALERVPTVALNETLVVNLCSMYELAYVNHADIKRTLNNWIARVAPDDFDSSCTRT